The DNA region AAATTATTCCTTATCAACTAAATTTTCGTCGCTGATGCCGTTGCCCTCATCATTGCTTCACTCTGGCAGGGTTGATGTCTATGGGTTTACTTGGTAAACGGATGTTAGTGTCGGCAGAGTAGAGACACTAAGCAAAGACAATGGTTACTTAACTCCTAGAGTTAGGCAGCCATGGCGTAATTAGATTCGCCGATTGTTGTGTTGAGAAAATCGATATAAGGCTAGTCTTCTCAATAGCCTACATGCTTATACACGCAAAGACTCGTCCTGTCAAAACCAGTCAGCCCCATTTTTACATTGTCTTAATTTTTCTTTCAAAAATTAAGTGGGTTGCAAATATACAATTACAACCCAAAATATCCAATAAAAGTTTAATTTTTCTACAATTCACTTCCTTTATCAATCATACTTTTGTAGAGTTTATCTTCAATATCTTTAAGCTCATTTCTTATTTTCCCAATCACTGTTAGAAGTTGTTTTCTCTCTTTCACTTTCTCTTCCCACTCAGGCATATCCAAAAAATCCTTCAATTTCTCTTCATTAAAAATCATAGCACAGAGATGCAAAAAAGACATTTTATTCTGAATTTTTGGGTGTTCTATTACCTCCTGTGTCGAATTTCGCATGAGGTCATTGATTCGCATTCCCAAAAACTCAAATTCATAATCTAATTTTCTATCTATTTTTTTAGCTAATTTTTTACGTTTTTTCTCTACTTTTTTCTGTTTGTTTTTTTTCATTGTAGTCGCTGGAATAAAATGATTAGATAGCTATAAAACTCTATTTCTCTTCAATAAGTTCAGTTATAGATAAATATGAGTAGAAATAAATATTTTTCATACATTTGATTACAAAATTATCTAAAATAAGTCATTAAACTATGCTTTCTCTTCATCAGTCTCCTTCTAAGCTCAAATGGATGCTTATTGTATTTGCGTCTCTTATTGGCTTAGCATCTTTATATTATACCAACGAATTGGTAGATAACTTGGCAGAGCGTGAGCAAGAACAAATAGATTTGGTTGCAAAGGCTCAAGAACTTGTTGTACAGGTAGAAGATAGTTTGATGTTAAATTTTTTAGTAACCGATATTTTACAGGGAAATCAGTCTATTCCAATGATTATTGCAGATGAAGAAGGTAACCCTAGTGAATCAAGAAATATCGACTTTAGAAAAAATGCTAACGATGCAGAAAAAGAAAAAGTATTAAGAGAACATTTGATTTCCATGAAAGAAGCGCATCCTCCTATTGAAGTCAAGATTTCTGAAGAGTGGAAATACTATATTTACTATGAAAACTCTACACTTCTTACCCAACTCAAATATTTTCCTTATGCACAACTTTCTATTATTACAGCCTTTCTTATTTTTGCCTACTTTTTATTTAGTTCATCTCGCCGTGCTGAACAAAACAGGGTTTGGGTCGGGCTTGCTAAGGAAACGGCTCACCAACTTGGCACACCACTTTCTGCACTTATGGCTTGGGTAGAGTATTTTAGAGCCGATGGAAGTGTAGAAGAAGATATTTTGATGGAAATAGAAAAAGATATTGCTAGGCTTACGATGATAACAGGGCGTTTTTCAAGTATTGGCTCTGTACCTGATTTGAGTTCGGAAAATGTTTTGGAAGTAACAGAAGGAGTAACAGAATATCTTAAAAAGAGAATTTCAAATAAGGTAAAACTAAGTATCAGAGCAGATAAAAATGCTAAACTATATGCGCAAATAAACAAACCTCTTTTTGAATGGGTTATTGAAAATATTTGTAAAAATGCTGTCGATGCAATGGCAGAAATGGGAGGAAGAGGAAGTATTACACTATTTTTCTCCTCTAATAAAAGTCAAAAACAACTTATTTTAGATATAACAGATACAGGAAAAGGAATACCACAAAGTCAAATCAAAACTGTTTTTCGCCCTGGTTTTACTACCAAAAAACGAGGATGGGGACTAGGTCTTACTCTTGCAAAGCGTATCATAGAACAATATCATAATGGAAAAATAAGTGTTCTGAAATCGGAAGTAGGAAAAGGAACAACTTTCAGAATTGTACTCTCTACGAGTGAATAAAAAAAATAGAGTAC from Bernardetia sp. includes:
- a CDS encoding sensor histidine kinase, with the translated sequence MLSLHQSPSKLKWMLIVFASLIGLASLYYTNELVDNLAEREQEQIDLVAKAQELVVQVEDSLMLNFLVTDILQGNQSIPMIIADEEGNPSESRNIDFRKNANDAEKEKVLREHLISMKEAHPPIEVKISEEWKYYIYYENSTLLTQLKYFPYAQLSIITAFLIFAYFLFSSSRRAEQNRVWVGLAKETAHQLGTPLSALMAWVEYFRADGSVEEDILMEIEKDIARLTMITGRFSSIGSVPDLSSENVLEVTEGVTEYLKKRISNKVKLSIRADKNAKLYAQINKPLFEWVIENICKNAVDAMAEMGGRGSITLFFSSNKSQKQLILDITDTGKGIPQSQIKTVFRPGFTTKKRGWGLGLTLAKRIIEQYHNGKISVLKSEVGKGTTFRIVLSTSE